From Pseudomonas fluorescens, one genomic window encodes:
- the moaA gene encoding GTP 3',8-cyclase MoaA produces MDAVMLDGIGRQIDYLRMSVTDRCDFRCVYCMAKNMTFLPRQQVLTLEELQRLATLFVGMGVRKIRLTGGEPLIRPGIVDLCRNIAALPGLRELVMTSNGSQLGRLARPLVQAGVKRMNISLDSLDPEKFRAITRNGDLAQVLNGIEAAREAGFERIKLNCVVMKGRNFDEVPALVQYAIDQGIDISFIEEMPLGDVGRSRGESFCSSDEVRALIATRHSLLDSTENSGGPARYVRLAQHPETRIGFISPSSHNFCASCNRVRMTVEGKLLLCLGQDNALDLRGLLRRYPLDDQPVIKAIHKALRGKPLRHDFNPQGEVQVVRFMNMSGG; encoded by the coding sequence ATGGACGCTGTGATGCTGGATGGAATTGGGCGGCAAATCGATTATCTGCGGATGTCGGTGACGGATCGTTGTGATTTTCGCTGTGTGTATTGCATGGCGAAAAACATGACCTTCCTGCCCCGTCAGCAGGTGCTCACCCTGGAAGAGTTGCAGCGCCTGGCGACGCTGTTCGTCGGCATGGGCGTGCGCAAGATCCGCCTCACCGGCGGCGAGCCGCTGATCCGTCCGGGCATCGTCGACCTGTGTCGCAACATCGCAGCCTTGCCGGGCCTGCGCGAACTGGTGATGACCAGCAACGGCTCGCAACTGGGGCGCCTGGCGCGGCCCCTGGTGCAGGCCGGGGTCAAGCGCATGAACATCAGCCTCGACAGCCTCGATCCGGAGAAATTTCGCGCGATCACCCGCAACGGTGATCTGGCCCAGGTGCTCAACGGCATCGAAGCGGCGCGGGAGGCCGGGTTCGAGCGGATCAAGCTCAACTGCGTGGTGATGAAAGGCCGCAACTTCGACGAAGTGCCGGCGCTGGTGCAGTACGCCATCGACCAGGGCATCGATATCAGCTTTATCGAGGAGATGCCGCTGGGCGATGTGGGTCGTTCCCGGGGTGAATCCTTTTGTTCCAGCGATGAAGTCCGGGCGCTGATCGCCACCCGCCACAGCTTGCTCGATAGCACCGAAAACAGCGGCGGCCCGGCGCGCTACGTGCGCCTGGCACAACACCCCGAGACCCGCATCGGTTTCATCTCACCCAGCAGCCACAACTTCTGCGCCAGCTGCAATCGGGTGCGGATGACGGTCGAAGGTAAGTTGCTGCTGTGCCTCGGCCAGGATAATGCCCTCGACTTGCGTGGGCTGTTGCGGCGTTACCCGCTGGATGATCAGCCGGTGATCAAGGCGATCCACAAAGCCTTGCGTGGTAAGCCGCTGCGGCATGATTTCAATCCGCAGGGGGAGGTGCAGGTGGTGCGGTTTATGAATATGAGTGGGGGGTGA
- a CDS encoding ribonucleoside triphosphate reductase yields the protein MHSTLISTGCNRLHKRNGDVVAFDADKIRQALIAAGKATGDYTELEVEGLLPAVLARLEGMSRLHVEQVQDRVERVLMDAGYFNALRAYIVYREQHGRMRRDRRTMVEVATSMNEYLNREDWRVQANANQGYSLGGLVLNVSGKVTANYWLDEVYSEAIGQAHREADLHVHDLDMLAGYCAGWSLRTLLHEGLNGVPGRVEAGPPKHLSSALGQMVNFLGTLQNEWAGAQAFSSFDTYLAPYVRKDQLPYDEVRQAIQEFIYNLNVPSRWGTQTPFTNLTFDWVCPEDLREQIPVIGGEEMPFAYGELQVEMDLLNRAYIEVMQAGDAKGRVFTFPIPTYNITHDFPWDSENADRLFEMTARYGLPYFQNFLNSDMQPNQVRSMCCRLQLDVRELLKRGGGLFGSAEQTGSLGVVTINCARLGYLFKGDSSGLLQRVDELMELAMESLEVKRKVIQHHMDAGLYPYTKRYLGTLRNHFSTIGLNGLHEMLRNFSGDEEGMHTEQGRHFAVQLLDHVRATLVRFQEETGHLYNLEATPAEGTTYRFAREDLKRYPEILQAGCREAPYYTNSSQLPVGYTQDPFEALELQDELQCKYTGGTVLHLYMAERISSTQACKQLVRKALGRFRLPYLTVTPTFSICPVHGYLAGEHEFCPKCDEALLLQAQKTASVH from the coding sequence ATGCACAGTACGTTGATCTCAACCGGATGCAACCGTTTGCACAAGCGCAATGGCGACGTGGTTGCCTTTGATGCCGACAAGATCCGCCAGGCGTTGATCGCTGCCGGCAAGGCCACCGGCGACTACACCGAGCTGGAAGTCGAGGGCTTGTTGCCGGCGGTGCTGGCGCGCTTGGAGGGTATGAGCCGGCTGCATGTCGAGCAGGTCCAGGACCGGGTCGAGCGAGTGTTGATGGACGCCGGTTACTTCAACGCGCTGCGCGCCTACATCGTCTACCGCGAACAGCACGGACGCATGCGCCGCGACCGGCGGACCATGGTCGAGGTCGCGACGTCGATGAACGAGTACCTCAATCGCGAAGACTGGCGCGTCCAGGCCAACGCCAACCAGGGCTATTCCCTCGGCGGCCTGGTGCTCAACGTCTCGGGCAAGGTCACTGCCAACTACTGGCTCGACGAGGTCTACAGCGAAGCCATCGGCCAGGCCCATCGCGAGGCGGATCTGCATGTGCATGACCTTGACATGCTCGCCGGCTACTGCGCCGGCTGGTCGCTGCGCACCCTGTTGCACGAGGGCCTCAACGGCGTGCCGGGACGGGTCGAAGCCGGGCCGCCGAAGCACCTGAGCAGCGCCCTGGGGCAGATGGTCAACTTCCTCGGCACCCTGCAGAACGAATGGGCCGGCGCCCAGGCCTTCAGTTCATTCGACACCTACCTGGCGCCCTACGTGCGCAAGGATCAGTTGCCCTATGACGAAGTGCGCCAGGCCATCCAGGAGTTCATCTACAACCTCAACGTGCCCTCGCGCTGGGGCACCCAGACACCTTTTACCAACCTGACTTTCGACTGGGTCTGCCCGGAGGATTTGCGCGAACAGATCCCGGTAATCGGCGGTGAGGAAATGCCCTTTGCCTATGGCGAACTGCAAGTCGAAATGGACCTGCTCAATCGCGCCTACATCGAAGTGATGCAGGCCGGCGACGCCAAGGGCCGGGTGTTCACTTTTCCGATCCCGACCTACAACATCACCCACGACTTCCCCTGGGATAGCGAAAACGCCGACCGCCTGTTCGAAATGACCGCGCGCTACGGCCTGCCGTACTTCCAGAACTTCCTTAACTCGGACATGCAGCCCAACCAGGTGCGCTCGATGTGCTGCCGCCTGCAGCTGGACGTGCGCGAGTTGCTCAAGCGCGGAGGCGGGTTGTTCGGCTCGGCGGAACAGACCGGTTCGCTGGGGGTGGTGACGATCAACTGCGCGCGCCTGGGTTATCTATTCAAGGGCGACAGCAGCGGTTTGCTGCAGCGCGTGGATGAGCTGATGGAGCTGGCGATGGAGAGCCTGGAGGTCAAGCGCAAGGTGATCCAGCACCACATGGACGCCGGCCTGTACCCCTACACCAAGCGCTACCTGGGCACCTTGCGCAATCACTTCTCGACCATCGGCCTCAACGGCCTGCATGAAATGCTGCGCAATTTCAGCGGCGACGAGGAGGGCATGCACACCGAACAGGGCCGGCACTTCGCCGTGCAGTTGCTGGACCATGTGCGCGCGACCCTCGTGCGTTTCCAGGAAGAAACCGGCCACCTCTACAACCTCGAAGCCACCCCGGCGGAAGGCACCACCTACCGTTTCGCCAGGGAAGATTTGAAGCGCTACCCGGAGATTCTCCAGGCCGGCTGCCGCGAGGCGCCGTACTACACCAACTCTTCGCAGTTGCCGGTGGGCTACACCCAGGACCCGTTCGAGGCCCTGGAACTGCAGGACGAACTGCAGTGCAAATACACCGGCGGCACCGTGCTGCACCTGTACATGGCCGAGCGGATTTCCTCGACCCAGGCCTGCAAGCAACTGGTGCGCAAGGCCCTCGGGCGCTTCCGTCTGCCGTACCTGACCGTGACCCCGACCTTCTCGATCTGCCCGGTCCACGGCTACCTCGCCGGCGAGCACGAGTTCTGCCCGAAATGCGACGAAGCCCTGCTGTTGCAGGCGCAGAAAACCGCCAGCGTCCACTGA
- the nrdD gene encoding anaerobic ribonucleoside-triphosphate reductase, with translation MTASTTLPQAQRQRCEVWTRVMGYHRPVSAFNPGKQSEHRERVHFTESAALAGRQ, from the coding sequence ATGACTGCATCGACAACACTGCCCCAGGCGCAACGTCAACGCTGTGAAGTCTGGACCCGGGTGATGGGCTATCACCGCCCGGTCTCGGCCTTCAACCCGGGCAAACAATCGGAGCACCGCGAGCGCGTACATTTCACTGAAAGCGCGGCGCTGGCCGGGCGCCAATGA
- a CDS encoding anaerobic ribonucleoside-triphosphate reductase activating protein, producing the protein MSRMLRVGGLLPLTTIDYPGLLACVLFCQGCAWRCRYCHNPQLIPPRGTEEMDWLRVLAFLQRRQDLLDAVVFSGGEPTLQHGLRGAMDEVREMGFRIGLHSAGIKPQAFAKAVDGADWVGFDVKALPEDTQLITRVGGSGAANWCSLDYLLASGVDYECRTTVHWHLIDPTRLLTLARRLSERGVKRYAVQLVRTEQMFDPLLPSLSVHGAALPELWQALRELFPVFVLRG; encoded by the coding sequence ATGAGCCGAATGCTCAGGGTCGGGGGCCTGTTGCCCCTGACCACCATCGACTATCCGGGGCTACTCGCCTGTGTGCTGTTTTGCCAGGGGTGCGCCTGGCGTTGTCGTTACTGCCATAACCCGCAACTGATCCCGCCTCGGGGTACCGAGGAAATGGACTGGCTGCGGGTTCTGGCGTTTCTGCAGCGCCGTCAGGATTTGCTCGATGCAGTGGTGTTCAGTGGTGGCGAGCCGACCTTGCAGCACGGCCTGCGGGGTGCCATGGATGAAGTGCGCGAGATGGGTTTTCGCATCGGTTTGCACAGCGCCGGGATCAAGCCGCAGGCGTTCGCCAAGGCGGTGGATGGGGCGGATTGGGTGGGCTTCGACGTCAAGGCGTTGCCTGAAGATACCCAGCTGATTACCCGGGTCGGCGGCAGCGGCGCGGCCAATTGGTGCAGCCTCGATTATCTGCTGGCCAGCGGGGTCGACTATGAATGTCGCACCACGGTGCACTGGCACCTGATCGATCCGACGCGGCTGCTGACCCTGGCCCGGCGTTTAAGCGAGCGCGGGGTCAAGCGCTACGCGGTGCAACTGGTGCGCACCGAGCAGATGTTCGATCCCTTGCTGCCAAGCCTTTCGGTCCATGGGGCAGCGCTACCGGAGTTGTGGCAGGCACTGCGTGAGTTGTTCCCGGTGTTTGTCTTGCGCGGATGA
- a CDS encoding 4Fe-4S binding protein: MPGLSAHNRWLQRLGDGMRRHARVIRGLQWLVVLFYAVLLLLPAMLPLPDSQARILDNLTLLAQFLFWGIWWPFVLLSIVLFGRLWCGVLCPEGSLSEWASQHGKGLRVPRWLRWGGWPTLAFYLTTLYGQLISVYDYAQAALLILGGSTVAAVLVGFLFARGKRIWCRYLCPVSGVFGLLARLAPVHFRVDEQRWLENSAARLPPPNCAPLLDIRRMRGASDCHACGRCSGQRGAVQLIARSSNQEIVQASAQNLSPWDARLLLFGVIGLAMGAFQWTVSPWFITLKQSLAQWLVEHDQLWALADNAPWWLLTHYPQLNDSFSWLDGFSIVAYLGLSSLLLGGALVLITRMAARLAGDRTLYWPLALTLTPLGGAGLFLGLSATTVKLLRYEGLILDWVQPARAALLLAAMAWSLLLGWQRLNSARLPLQRQLAASACLLLAVGMIGVGWWLQFWGWA; encoded by the coding sequence ATGCCTGGGCTGAGTGCGCACAATCGCTGGCTGCAACGCCTGGGCGACGGCATGCGCCGGCACGCGCGAGTGATTCGTGGGCTGCAATGGCTGGTGGTGCTGTTCTACGCCGTGCTGTTGCTACTCCCGGCGATGCTGCCGCTGCCGGACAGCCAGGCGCGGATCCTCGATAACCTGACCCTGCTCGCGCAGTTTCTGTTCTGGGGCATCTGGTGGCCGTTCGTGCTGCTGTCGATTGTGCTGTTCGGTCGGCTCTGGTGCGGCGTGTTGTGCCCCGAAGGCTCACTCAGCGAGTGGGCCAGCCAGCATGGCAAGGGCCTGCGAGTGCCGCGCTGGTTGCGCTGGGGCGGCTGGCCGACGTTGGCGTTCTACCTGACCACCCTCTATGGCCAACTCATCAGCGTCTACGACTACGCCCAGGCGGCGCTGCTGATTCTCGGCGGATCCACCGTGGCGGCGGTACTGGTGGGTTTTCTGTTCGCCCGCGGCAAACGCATCTGGTGCCGCTACCTGTGCCCGGTGAGCGGCGTGTTCGGCCTGCTGGCACGCCTGGCGCCGGTGCATTTTCGGGTCGATGAACAGCGCTGGCTGGAAAACTCCGCCGCGCGCTTGCCACCGCCCAATTGCGCGCCGCTGCTGGATATCCGCCGCATGCGCGGCGCCAGCGACTGCCACGCCTGCGGACGCTGCAGCGGGCAACGCGGGGCGGTGCAATTGATCGCCCGTTCGAGCAATCAGGAGATTGTCCAGGCGAGCGCGCAGAACCTCTCACCCTGGGACGCGCGCCTGCTGCTGTTCGGGGTGATCGGCTTGGCCATGGGCGCGTTCCAGTGGACGGTCAGCCCGTGGTTCATCACCCTCAAACAGAGCCTCGCGCAATGGCTGGTGGAGCACGATCAACTCTGGGCCCTGGCCGATAACGCGCCTTGGTGGCTGCTTACTCACTACCCGCAACTCAACGACAGTTTCAGCTGGCTCGACGGTTTCAGCATCGTCGCCTACCTGGGGCTGAGTTCGCTGCTGCTCGGCGGCGCGCTGGTTCTGATAACAAGGATGGCGGCGCGTTTGGCGGGAGATCGAACACTCTATTGGCCGCTGGCCCTGACACTCACACCCCTGGGTGGCGCCGGGCTGTTTCTCGGCCTGTCGGCGACCACGGTGAAATTGCTGCGCTATGAAGGCCTGATCCTGGACTGGGTGCAGCCGGCCCGAGCGGCGTTGCTGCTGGCGGCGATGGCCTGGAGTCTGCTGCTGGGCTGGCAACGTCTGAACAGCGCGCGTCTGCCTTTGCAACGGCAACTCGCGGCCAGCGCCTGTCTGCTGCTGGCCGTTGGCATGATCGGTGTGGGTTGGTGGCTGCAGTTCTGGGGCTGGGCCTGA
- a CDS encoding FTR1 family iron permease, translating into MNQSMFIVWRESVEALLVIGILQAWISQQSQSHRLSKFLWSGVLLGLLLSGLLALLIMFAGDAMSGALNEWFQAGMALIASLLMVQMVGWMHRHGRSLKQDLQRHADQHLARRGGLGLMLLALLAVSREGSETVVFLYGAGARLRGPELGLFAVGGLLGLVLSALTIVLLHSSRRFISWRRFFALSEAVLLMLGAALLVSASERIGGQLLAMDLPEWVYGSVGDALWDSSHWLNDSHGIGGFLAGFAGYRATPSALTLAVWLGYWLLIAGWLRQRREEPLPCLG; encoded by the coding sequence ATGAATCAATCAATGTTCATCGTCTGGCGTGAAAGCGTCGAGGCGCTGCTGGTCATCGGTATTCTTCAGGCCTGGATCAGCCAGCAGAGCCAAAGCCACCGGCTGAGTAAATTCCTCTGGAGCGGTGTGCTGCTGGGGCTGTTGCTCTCGGGCCTGCTGGCGCTGCTGATCATGTTTGCCGGCGACGCCATGAGCGGCGCGCTGAACGAATGGTTCCAGGCCGGGATGGCGCTGATCGCCAGTTTGCTGATGGTGCAGATGGTCGGCTGGATGCATCGCCACGGCCGCAGCCTCAAGCAGGACCTGCAGCGCCACGCCGACCAGCATCTGGCTCGCCGGGGTGGCCTGGGCCTGATGCTGCTGGCGCTGCTGGCGGTCAGCCGCGAAGGCAGTGAAACCGTGGTCTTCCTCTATGGCGCCGGGGCGCGGTTGCGCGGGCCGGAGCTGGGGCTGTTCGCCGTTGGCGGGCTGTTGGGCCTGGTGCTGTCGGCGCTGACCATTGTCTTGCTGCACAGCAGTCGACGGTTTATTTCCTGGCGGCGTTTCTTCGCCCTCAGCGAAGCCGTGCTGCTGATGCTCGGCGCCGCATTGCTGGTCAGCGCCAGCGAGCGCATCGGCGGTCAACTGCTGGCCATGGACCTGCCGGAATGGGTCTACGGCAGCGTCGGCGACGCGCTGTGGGACAGCAGCCATTGGCTCAATGACAGCCATGGCATCGGCGGTTTCCTCGCGGGATTCGCCGGCTATCGGGCGACTCCCAGCGCCCTGACCCTGGCGGTGTGGCTCGGTTACTGGCTGCTGATCGCCGGCTGGCTGCGACAACGCCGCGAGGAGCCGCTGCCATGCCTGGGCTGA
- a CDS encoding cupredoxin domain-containing protein, whose protein sequence is MKRPPIAWLLLAAALPLPALAELPSYELSLNDGHFSPAVLEVPAGQRFKIVLKNIGQGPAEFESTPLRVEKVLSPGVTTFVVIHPLKPGHYPFFDEFNPQLPEGGILAK, encoded by the coding sequence ATGAAACGCCCGCCGATCGCCTGGCTGCTGCTGGCCGCCGCCCTGCCGCTGCCGGCGTTGGCCGAATTGCCCAGCTATGAACTGAGCCTGAACGACGGCCACTTCTCCCCCGCCGTGCTCGAAGTGCCGGCGGGGCAGCGCTTCAAGATCGTCCTGAAAAACATCGGCCAGGGGCCCGCCGAATTCGAAAGCACGCCGTTGCGGGTGGAGAAAGTCCTGTCGCCCGGGGTCACCACCTTCGTCGTCATTCATCCCCTCAAACCCGGTCACTACCCCTTCTTCGACGAGTTCAACCCCCAGCTGCCAGAAGGCGGCATCCTCGCCAAGTGA
- a CDS encoding iron transporter — MRTAFSLSLALFLLTPLAQAKEYPIGAPQLCPGLEVGAVYLQPIEMEPAGMMRATADSDVHLEADIRATADNRQGFQEGSFVPYLNVSFNLKKQGSDEQIQGDFHAMVANDGPHYGDNVKLLGPGKYQLTFTLLPPGGHGSLGRHTDKETGVAPWFERCELHYEFVYAGIGKKGGY, encoded by the coding sequence ATGCGTACCGCGTTTTCGCTGTCACTCGCCCTGTTCCTGCTCACTCCGCTGGCGCAGGCCAAGGAATACCCGATCGGTGCGCCGCAGTTGTGCCCGGGGCTGGAAGTCGGGGCGGTGTATTTGCAGCCGATCGAAATGGAACCGGCGGGGATGATGCGCGCCACCGCCGATTCCGATGTCCACCTGGAAGCCGACATCCGCGCCACCGCCGACAATCGCCAGGGCTTTCAGGAAGGCAGTTTCGTGCCTTACCTCAACGTCTCGTTCAACCTGAAAAAACAGGGCAGCGACGAGCAGATCCAGGGCGATTTCCACGCCATGGTCGCCAACGACGGGCCGCACTACGGTGACAACGTCAAGCTGCTCGGCCCAGGCAAATACCAACTGACCTTCACCCTGCTGCCACCCGGCGGCCATGGCTCACTGGGCCGTCACACCGACAAGGAAACCGGCGTCGCGCCCTGGTTCGAACGCTGCGAACTGCACTACGAGTTCGTCTACGCCGGCATCGGTAAAAAAGGCGGCTATTAA
- a CDS encoding DUF3079 domain-containing protein — protein MAKHFPDNPSHPERICWGCDRYCPAKSLACGNGADRTMHPVEVFGEDWNAPNDWGLAAATSEQAAEAPLIVKS, from the coding sequence ATGGCCAAGCATTTCCCCGACAACCCCAGCCACCCCGAGCGCATCTGCTGGGGCTGTGACCGCTATTGCCCGGCCAAATCCCTGGCCTGCGGCAACGGTGCCGACCGGACCATGCATCCGGTGGAGGTGTTTGGCGAGGATTGGAATGCGCCGAACGACTGGGGCCTGGCCGCAGCCACCTCCGAGCAGGCTGCAGAAGCCCCGTTGATCGTCAAATCCTGA
- a CDS encoding SEL1-like repeat protein codes for MTVHRVCRMSGLLLLSSLLLVACDSGRSTPEVTLNPLSEIKAKLDFTCAHEQIPAASAEADVLFQYARWLQKNNVLKQDKTVDTEIERLYRIAAENGHFKANINLQNGAMRGNFSLRGQEHLRLSQQLIDKNVATGYYFVGIFLKQGSAGLQQDPEMALRYFRKAADEGNAQAQYDIAEKLAPISIAPTVALSMRQCAAAQGHGIAARVLGVHLSTDGQYQEAMEAFQLGVAAGDSTSASFLAKSFRGPKPDDQLHYLAQTEDLERAERYEKIWKVLYGYSYVNPKVPELNDIVPLPPAKLPAWDGKLQWLEERLANIPPEKPSPALIQQLANAMVLDPATGKPPTPAKTDSPCSSAPNPHG; via the coding sequence ATGACCGTCCACCGTGTATGCCGGATGAGCGGGTTACTCCTGTTGTCGAGCCTGCTGTTGGTTGCTTGCGACAGCGGCCGTTCGACCCCGGAAGTAACCTTGAATCCACTGAGTGAAATCAAGGCCAAGCTGGATTTCACCTGCGCCCATGAGCAGATTCCCGCGGCTTCTGCCGAGGCTGATGTGCTGTTCCAGTACGCTCGCTGGCTGCAAAAAAACAACGTGCTCAAGCAAGATAAAACTGTTGATACCGAGATTGAGCGTCTGTATCGCATTGCCGCCGAGAACGGCCACTTCAAGGCCAATATCAACCTGCAGAACGGCGCGATGCGCGGCAACTTCAGCTTACGTGGCCAAGAGCACCTGCGCCTCAGCCAACAACTGATCGATAAGAATGTGGCGACGGGTTACTACTTCGTGGGGATTTTTTTGAAGCAGGGTTCGGCCGGCCTGCAACAGGATCCGGAGATGGCCTTGCGTTATTTCCGAAAAGCCGCTGATGAGGGCAATGCCCAGGCTCAGTACGACATAGCCGAGAAGTTGGCACCGATCAGTATTGCGCCAACAGTAGCCTTATCAATGCGCCAATGTGCTGCAGCGCAAGGTCACGGCATAGCAGCAAGAGTGTTGGGTGTTCACCTATCGACTGATGGACAATATCAAGAGGCAATGGAAGCCTTTCAGTTAGGAGTTGCGGCCGGTGATAGTACCTCTGCTTCTTTCCTGGCAAAAAGTTTCCGAGGCCCCAAGCCAGATGATCAACTGCATTACCTCGCTCAAACCGAAGATCTCGAACGTGCCGAACGTTACGAGAAGATCTGGAAAGTGCTCTATGGCTATTCCTACGTCAATCCCAAAGTCCCGGAACTCAACGACATCGTCCCCCTGCCCCCCGCCAAACTCCCCGCCTGGGACGGCAAACTGCAATGGCTCGAAGAACGCCTCGCCAACATCCCCCCGGAAAAGCCCAGCCCGGCGCTGATCCAGCAACTGGCCAACGCCATGGTCCTCGACCCGGCCACCGGCAAACCACCAACACCTGCAAAAACCGACTCACCGTGCTCTTCTGCTCCAAACCCTCACGGGTGA
- a CDS encoding SEL1-like repeat protein, with the protein MNSLTEIKAKLTFTCSHEQIPEAPVEADVVFQYARWLQKNNVLKQDKTIDVEMERLYRIAAENGHFKANINLQNGAIRGHFSLRGQEHLRLSQQLIDKNVATGYYLVGIFLKQGSAGLQKDPEMALRYFRKAADEGNAQAQFDIAEKLAPISIAPAVALSMRQCAAAQGHGKAARALGVYLSTKERYQEALKAFQLGVAAGDSGAASFLENGFRGPAPDDQLYYLGHDADLERAERYEKIGDVLYGYSYANPSVPEINEIVPLPPAKLPAWDGKLQWLEERLANIPPEKPSPALILQLAKAMVLDPATGKPMPGSPALRDASFHGPTCTAGSACPESGYWTVDSFNYERYILDVHPDTRYFKQGEILPPVACSYYRTRMWPLSPQKTPTLIYPGWKLLG; encoded by the coding sequence TTGAACTCACTGACTGAAATCAAAGCCAAGCTGACTTTTACTTGTTCCCATGAACAGATCCCCGAGGCTCCTGTCGAGGCCGACGTGGTATTCCAGTACGCCCGCTGGTTGCAAAAAAATAACGTGCTCAAGCAGGATAAAACCATTGATGTCGAGATGGAGCGTCTTTACCGCATTGCCGCCGAAAACGGTCATTTCAAGGCCAATATCAACCTGCAAAACGGAGCGATACGTGGGCATTTCAGTCTGCGAGGCCAGGAACACCTGCGCCTCAGCCAGCAACTGATCGATAAGAATGTGGCGACTGGTTATTACTTGGTGGGGATTTTCTTGAAACAGGGCTCGGCCGGTCTGCAGAAAGATCCGGAGATGGCCTTACGTTATTTCCGAAAAGCCGCTGATGAGGGCAATGCCCAAGCTCAGTTCGACATAGCCGAGAAGTTGGCTCCTATCAGTATTGCGCCAGCAGTAGCCTTGTCAATGCGCCAATGTGCTGCCGCGCAAGGTCATGGCAAAGCGGCAAGAGCATTGGGCGTTTACTTATCGACTAAAGAGCGCTACCAGGAAGCTCTTAAAGCGTTCCAGTTAGGGGTAGCAGCGGGCGACAGCGGCGCAGCTTCATTTCTGGAAAATGGCTTTCGAGGTCCCGCGCCGGATGATCAATTGTATTACCTGGGCCACGATGCAGATCTTGAGCGCGCCGAGCGTTACGAGAAAATTGGTGATGTGTTATATGGCTACTCCTACGCCAACCCCAGCGTCCCCGAGATCAACGAAATCGTTCCGTTGCCCCCCGCCAAACTCCCCGCCTGGGACGGCAAACTGCAATGGCTTGAAGAACGCCTCGCCAACATCCCCCCGGAAAAGCCCAGCCCGGCATTGATCCTGCAACTGGCCAAGGCCATGGTCCTCGACCCGGCCACCGGCAAACCTATGCCCGGTTCTCCCGCGTTGCGCGACGCGAGTTTTCACGGACCGACCTGCACCGCCGGTTCAGCCTGCCCGGAAAGCGGTTATTGGACGGTCGATTCGTTCAACTATGAGCGCTACATCCTGGATGTGCACCCCGACACTCGCTACTTCAAACAAGGCGAGATCCTGCCGCCCGTGGCCTGCTCTTACTACCGCACACGCATGTGGCCGCTGTCCCCGCAGAAAACCCCCACCCTTATCTACCCGGGTTGGAAGTTGCTCGGATGA